The following proteins come from a genomic window of Phycisphaeraceae bacterium:
- a CDS encoding ABC transporter ATP-binding protein: MVAVRGVTREYRVGGEVVRALAGVDLDIYAGEYLSIMGPSGSGKSTLFNMIGGLDTPTTGSVTVQGVTIAMLSRVEQARLRNRCIGYIFQSYNIIPVMTAQQNVALPMLLGGMSVSDASAKAAELLEAVGLGHRLDHRPDQLSGGQQQRVAIARSFANDPAIILADEPTGNLDTRTGEEIIDRLSKLSRERGVTIISATHDHKMLNVSDRVVTIRGGKIDKIELRSELDIQIGSIGDAGEASSGKKNGSGGGH; this comes from the coding sequence ATCGTCGCGGTGCGCGGCGTGACACGCGAATATCGCGTCGGCGGTGAAGTCGTCCGTGCGCTGGCCGGCGTCGATCTGGACATCTATGCCGGCGAATACCTCTCGATCATGGGGCCTTCCGGCTCAGGCAAGAGCACGCTCTTTAACATGATCGGCGGACTCGACACGCCGACCACCGGCAGCGTTACTGTACAGGGCGTCACCATTGCGATGCTCTCTCGCGTCGAACAGGCGCGGCTGCGGAATCGCTGCATCGGTTACATCTTCCAGAGTTACAACATCATCCCGGTCATGACGGCGCAGCAGAATGTTGCGCTGCCGATGCTGCTGGGCGGCATGTCGGTCTCTGATGCCAGCGCCAAAGCCGCGGAACTGCTCGAAGCCGTGGGGCTGGGCCATCGTCTCGACCACCGCCCGGACCAGCTTTCGGGCGGACAGCAGCAGCGGGTGGCGATCGCGCGGTCTTTCGCCAATGATCCGGCGATCATCCTGGCGGATGAGCCGACGGGGAATCTCGACACCCGCACGGGTGAGGAAATCATCGACCGGTTGAGCAAGCTCAGCCGTGAGCGGGGGGTGACGATCATCTCAGCCACGCACGATCACAAGATGCTCAACGTCTCCGATCGCGTGGTCACCATTCGCGGCGGAAAAATCGACAAAATCGAGCTGCGCAGCGAGCTGGATATTCAGATCGGCAGCATCGGTGACGCGGGCGAGGCCAGCAGCGGAAAAAAGAACGGTAGCGGAGGTGGCCATTGA
- a CDS encoding membrane dipeptidase gives MTIPLIDAHLDLSWNALAFDRDQTASVDALRKREEGMTGKSRTRNTVSLPEMRRGDIGICLATVLARALPGYGDDLSDANVSPLVMRKRQPTLLRENLDYANQEIASAAARGQAAYYQILESRGQVKQIRDRKTLKSHWAKWVKARTPAARARLPIGYILSMEGGDPILDPKDAEYWWQQGLRTVCLAHYGQSAYAMGTGGDGPLTKRGRELVKKLDKLGIIIDLVHTADTALSQILDLYGRGVFVSHGNCRSLVPGDRQISDEQIKAIAERGGVLGVVMDCWMLIKGWKHSAAVNPTVTLENVADHIDYICQLTGCVDHASIGSDLDGGFGTEQSPADLGTIAGLQKLEPILTRRGYSKADVKKIFHGNWLRFFGEMLP, from the coding sequence ATGACGATCCCATTGATTGATGCCCATCTCGACCTCTCATGGAATGCGCTGGCGTTTGACCGCGACCAGACCGCTTCCGTTGATGCGCTGCGTAAGCGTGAGGAAGGCATGACGGGCAAGTCGCGCACGCGTAACACCGTGAGTCTGCCGGAAATGCGGCGAGGTGACATCGGCATCTGTCTGGCGACGGTGCTCGCGCGGGCCTTGCCGGGTTATGGCGATGATCTTTCGGACGCCAACGTCTCGCCTCTGGTGATGCGCAAGCGTCAACCGACGCTGCTGCGTGAAAACCTCGACTACGCCAATCAGGAGATCGCCAGCGCAGCGGCGCGTGGACAGGCGGCTTATTACCAGATCCTCGAATCGCGCGGTCAGGTCAAACAGATCCGCGACCGCAAAACGCTCAAGTCTCACTGGGCAAAGTGGGTCAAAGCCCGCACACCCGCCGCACGAGCCAGGCTGCCGATCGGTTACATCCTCAGCATGGAGGGTGGTGATCCGATTCTCGATCCCAAAGATGCGGAATACTGGTGGCAGCAGGGCTTGCGAACCGTTTGCCTGGCTCATTACGGCCAGAGCGCGTACGCCATGGGTACCGGCGGCGATGGACCGCTTACCAAGCGCGGCCGGGAACTGGTGAAAAAACTCGACAAGCTCGGAATCATTATCGACCTCGTACACACGGCAGACACAGCGTTATCACAGATTCTGGATTTGTACGGACGAGGCGTGTTTGTCAGCCACGGCAATTGTCGCTCCCTCGTACCCGGCGACCGACAAATCAGCGATGAGCAGATCAAAGCCATCGCCGAGCGGGGCGGGGTGCTGGGTGTGGTGATGGACTGCTGGATGCTCATCAAAGGCTGGAAGCATAGCGCCGCGGTCAACCCGACTGTCACACTGGAGAATGTGGCTGACCATATTGATTACATCTGCCAACTCACCGGCTGCGTGGATCACGCCTCGATCGGCAGCGATCTCGACGGCGGGTTTGGCACGGAGCAGTCGCCAGCCGATCTGGGGACGATTGCAGGCTTGCAAAAGCTGGAGCCGATCCTGACCCGGCGCGGTTACAGCAAGGCAGATGTGAAAAAGATTTTCCACGGCAACTGGTTGAGATTTTTCGGAGAGATGTTGCCGTGA
- a CDS encoding ABC transporter permease, translating into MTSTPHHGEALHGDALLGQLRQGWKPLPNKTLFALAMGGLKVRMMRSVVTMLSIVLAIAFLTYTGLTNYLTRNLANGVDALAKYDPIDPAKVRATSAAIAGIDVVDGMPLEDQRTLAKKLAIDDIKAASDEVFTIPELIRNAKLARDAADKAVKDLQADKTTLPIDLVGANERLAAAQKLVDDLEARRRVLEKTIDFGTWIREGKSEQAQAMPAQLREALLARYRGLAESLPNPERLTDTDFEHLDLLLPLAWAKGGSDEDRQTVGIALKQEHRKRAATELRKLLTGAGVNIAKTRSGNPMDTWLIVMAMLTCAVGIANAMLMSVTERFREIGTMKCLGAQDNLVVKLFLLESAFLGIIGAALGIVLGLIVAWLAAVLQFKGYGIEYFPMAQSLTVILLSALGGIVLSVVGAGYPAFAASRMRPVDALRVDE; encoded by the coding sequence TTGACCTCCACCCCGCACCACGGCGAGGCATTGCATGGCGACGCGCTGCTTGGGCAGTTGCGCCAGGGCTGGAAGCCGCTGCCCAACAAGACCCTATTCGCGCTGGCGATGGGCGGGTTGAAGGTGCGCATGATGCGATCGGTCGTCACGATGCTCTCGATCGTGCTGGCGATTGCGTTCCTCACTTACACGGGGCTGACCAACTACCTCACGCGCAATCTCGCCAACGGCGTCGATGCGCTGGCGAAATACGATCCGATCGATCCGGCGAAAGTTCGCGCTACCAGTGCCGCCATCGCCGGCATTGATGTGGTCGATGGCATGCCGCTCGAAGATCAGCGGACGCTGGCGAAAAAACTTGCGATTGATGACATCAAAGCCGCATCGGATGAAGTGTTTACGATTCCTGAGCTGATCCGCAATGCGAAGCTCGCCAGAGATGCCGCGGATAAAGCCGTCAAGGATCTCCAGGCCGACAAAACCACGCTGCCGATCGACCTCGTCGGTGCCAACGAACGGTTGGCCGCAGCACAGAAACTGGTTGACGATCTCGAAGCGAGGCGGCGAGTTCTGGAAAAGACAATCGACTTCGGGACATGGATTCGCGAAGGCAAATCAGAACAGGCGCAGGCGATGCCGGCCCAGCTTCGAGAGGCTTTGCTGGCTCGCTATCGCGGTCTGGCGGAATCGCTGCCGAACCCGGAGCGGCTTACTGATACCGACTTTGAGCACCTCGATCTTCTTCTCCCGCTGGCGTGGGCCAAGGGCGGTTCCGACGAGGATCGGCAAACGGTCGGAATCGCACTGAAGCAGGAGCACCGCAAGCGAGCCGCAACTGAGCTTCGCAAGCTCCTCACCGGCGCGGGTGTCAACATCGCCAAAACCCGCAGCGGCAATCCGATGGACACCTGGCTGATCGTCATGGCCATGCTTACCTGCGCGGTGGGTATCGCCAACGCAATGCTCATGAGTGTCACCGAGCGATTCCGTGAGATCGGCACCATGAAGTGTCTCGGTGCGCAGGACAATCTCGTGGTCAAGCTGTTTCTGCTCGAATCCGCGTTTCTGGGCATCATCGGTGCCGCACTGGGGATCGTGCTGGGGCTGATAGTCGCGTGGCTGGCGGCTGTGCTGCAATTTAAGGGCTATGGGATCGAATACTTCCCGATGGCGCAGAGCCTGACGGTTATTCTGCTCTCCGCGCTGGGCGGCATCGTGCTGTCCGTGGTGGGGGCGGGATATCCAGCCTTTGCCGCGTCACGAATGCGGCCGGTCGATGCGCTGCGGGTGGATGAATAG
- a CDS encoding ABC transporter permease produces the protein MSNKDSTSDVRLAWHASRRHAGFAHGTFIVRMWSLLAVMAAICLTATTAIAQPAAAQPASEAAAWNQLEALLKAAPSRAVGQPGNETVDRMIRDRFEQAVAANNDPRQLTDAMQAIAKSDAASEAFSQARQAAMVVPEAQAGTTGSSAALLRSILKSPGPLTLALALLTGLVVFTWRQQKRRSLLAVGTVLALLTISVPITAWLGSSWVHEDEKPGSTGTQAGLEARANEAAINAWKADSDAAKAARGLWQAGRIVYPTAVFKPGAAQLTVGGQTVPLYPFLPNLVDPGNLPEAGFTGPLVSIGKGGPEELTRAGKSIQGSAVLIEFSSERHWLDAVQLGAKVVIVVEPPGNAAMTMTEAALKKTETPLNVPRFFVRRADLQKVLGGAAVPGMESESSASAAAPSTTQVTITREPGRWERQEVATDWLLVPGSETKADGTPSDATPVLMHLQAYKDSNSAVPSLAPGAQSAANLVLILRLVDHFEKHPPRVPVLISVVNDHANALLGEHEFAHFAFGDAASVVNELRQNVNSIESALARARFIQEEYSKPINAQRVEEIRNTERKIAAELLPVKKIVQDKLSLMRNLAREDRKTLQMKLDADKSAKEGQPRLTSQQRTDIEAEIDRLDRYAVVTNDVSKLFNKFGRPVKYDDLSAEHHQRLAEVCREISETAGRDAVELEKARKRYLANLSLRRRLLWLQSPVKDADADDIDSVLAAEYRPLPATMFLGFDLAFGNDHVGLFHVGNFRSEDASDTTPNLERVRLLAKETIQVANDYARSTGKPNLLTDTVRGAGGLPWTTYLGGKFALATDVTYPYRVPAMSLTSVRDSRPYAFTPSDTIDRIDRGKFDAIMSFVEAYIPRLIDWHEIPNTVRAAQGNFQPLTVAVDVKRHDQFAVQVPQTPLPGAIVTVSPALQKLPNNAMTLGQVRPFYVGIADSRGALTIRGAAFRNAAPQVFAYDKDFRHLTDALDWGDWEKRIGSTFSAANTTYYLTRVLVAAAFEKVDLIGLTQPLTLTPLASVSIIDAGQDSAPTHFGASGVKADPIARAVPLSLDGTGSIFVEKRTLFKLKTGSGIVLNVDPNGTPEEREKGRGFQPTIGRLPNVVLQSAQDMTNLTTVRLDKLTARGVKNETADLYNNEAAAAIEVAKTAAEKGHNTQALNAAEVARGLSFRGYDRGKASINDLTKAVVIFLALVIPFCVFITKLTSPFTDVNRNLAMFAAVFTIMALVLRFVHPAFQVAETPEVVILAFIILGLAGFVATVLIGRFNTSMTQAVEESQLTESVEAPQSRLAGVAFIVGVNNMKRRRIRTSLTTATIILVTFTMLSVISVGQDIEPTVVRIGPGTPYSGFVFTRSGLSAIDPVQMTRLRAHYEGKATVVARAWTQRLGVFGEYLGYDLVPTKQVVGAAVPHLGAKVLVGMEVNEDGLISRMPITTGRWFSANAASEIILSESAASLLGISKSNFTLENGEPRRIRVQGREVDLVGLLDDAALAKMRDLSDIPLLPMLSQATQANAEKANQTLSAQEAAGTAVLEGGSLLGVGTSIARTVDVAFVPIEFARSFGEADYRTLSVKFESNDQRSAETAASQAWQEAKSLIQFQQALVSVGLSDAITDGGASDTQRKVEAGQYTMASSTSTQVGGVLKIAIPIILAATIILNTMLGSVMERRREVSIYNAIGLNPGHVMVFFLAESLVFGLVGSVAGYLIGQTLSLIITHFNLIKDLNLNYSSLSVVLVIFLTIGTVLLSTIYPAMMAARAAVPSGQRRWSLPQPIGNEIYVQFPFSYDGSRVLGVCAYLRDYMKQNSEASTGQFLAKVGAVGRVPAPAGHALADGHDKAYCMIFDIAPAPFDLGVNQKMEVYAYFDPLVKSHMLAVHLTRLNGEMGNWVAVNQPFLESLRKRLLGWRSQKAATQEAYFHEGEQMFADAGNLPVVGGSPDAAASAGGNA, from the coding sequence ATGAGCAACAAGGATTCAACATCGGATGTCCGATTGGCGTGGCACGCTTCCCGCAGGCACGCCGGTTTTGCTCATGGGACATTCATCGTCCGCATGTGGTCTCTGCTGGCGGTGATGGCTGCGATCTGCCTGACCGCAACAACCGCCATCGCGCAACCTGCGGCCGCTCAACCCGCATCCGAGGCGGCTGCGTGGAATCAGTTGGAAGCCTTGCTCAAGGCGGCTCCCAGCCGTGCAGTCGGCCAGCCGGGTAATGAAACAGTTGACCGCATGATCCGCGATCGCTTTGAGCAGGCGGTCGCGGCGAATAACGACCCGCGGCAGTTGACCGATGCGATGCAGGCGATTGCTAAGTCCGATGCCGCCAGCGAAGCGTTTTCGCAGGCTCGGCAGGCAGCCATGGTCGTGCCGGAAGCGCAGGCGGGCACGACCGGATCGAGTGCGGCGTTGCTACGCTCGATTCTCAAATCACCCGGCCCGCTTACCCTCGCGCTGGCATTGCTGACCGGGCTGGTTGTTTTCACGTGGCGACAGCAGAAGCGCCGCTCGTTACTTGCGGTGGGGACCGTGTTGGCGTTGCTGACGATCTCCGTTCCGATCACAGCATGGCTCGGTTCCAGTTGGGTGCATGAAGACGAAAAGCCCGGCTCCACGGGTACGCAGGCCGGGCTTGAAGCTCGCGCCAACGAAGCCGCCATCAATGCGTGGAAGGCCGACTCGGATGCTGCCAAAGCCGCCCGCGGACTTTGGCAGGCTGGTCGCATTGTCTATCCCACAGCGGTCTTCAAGCCCGGTGCCGCACAGTTAACCGTTGGCGGCCAAACCGTTCCTCTCTACCCCTTCCTGCCCAACCTCGTAGATCCCGGCAATCTCCCCGAAGCTGGATTCACTGGTCCGCTGGTCTCCATCGGCAAAGGCGGTCCGGAGGAGTTGACCCGTGCAGGTAAGTCGATCCAGGGCAGCGCGGTGCTCATCGAGTTCAGCAGCGAACGCCACTGGCTCGATGCAGTCCAGCTTGGGGCGAAAGTCGTCATCGTCGTCGAACCGCCGGGTAACGCCGCGATGACGATGACCGAAGCGGCACTCAAGAAGACGGAAACCCCGCTGAATGTCCCGCGATTTTTTGTAAGACGTGCGGATCTGCAAAAAGTGCTGGGCGGAGCTGCCGTCCCAGGCATGGAGAGTGAGTCGAGTGCGTCGGCTGCGGCTCCTTCGACGACCCAGGTGACGATTACGCGAGAGCCGGGGCGATGGGAGCGGCAGGAAGTCGCCACGGATTGGCTGCTGGTTCCCGGCAGTGAGACAAAAGCCGACGGCACCCCATCCGACGCGACTCCGGTGCTCATGCACTTGCAGGCTTATAAGGACAGCAACTCCGCGGTTCCCTCGCTGGCACCCGGTGCGCAGAGTGCTGCTAATCTCGTTTTGATCCTGCGGCTTGTCGATCACTTTGAAAAGCATCCGCCTCGCGTCCCGGTGCTCATCAGCGTGGTCAACGATCACGCCAACGCATTGCTCGGCGAGCATGAGTTCGCACATTTTGCGTTTGGTGATGCGGCATCTGTGGTCAATGAGCTGCGGCAGAATGTCAACAGCATCGAATCCGCGTTGGCGCGGGCCCGCTTCATTCAGGAGGAGTATTCCAAGCCGATCAACGCCCAGCGTGTCGAGGAGATTCGCAACACGGAGCGCAAGATCGCAGCCGAGCTGCTGCCGGTCAAAAAGATCGTGCAGGACAAGCTGAGCCTGATGCGGAACCTGGCGAGGGAGGATCGCAAGACGCTCCAGATGAAGCTCGATGCGGATAAGAGCGCAAAGGAGGGTCAGCCGCGTCTGACCTCGCAGCAGCGGACGGACATCGAAGCGGAGATCGACCGGTTGGACCGCTACGCGGTGGTGACCAACGACGTCAGCAAGCTTTTCAATAAGTTCGGTAGGCCGGTGAAATATGACGACCTCTCCGCGGAGCATCATCAGCGGCTGGCGGAGGTCTGCAGAGAAATTTCGGAAACCGCCGGTCGTGACGCGGTGGAACTGGAAAAGGCACGCAAGCGATACCTCGCCAACCTGTCATTGCGTCGGCGTCTGCTGTGGCTGCAATCGCCCGTCAAAGACGCAGATGCCGATGACATCGATTCGGTGCTCGCAGCAGAGTACCGACCTCTGCCGGCGACGATGTTTCTCGGCTTTGATCTGGCATTCGGCAATGATCACGTCGGACTATTCCACGTTGGAAATTTCCGCAGCGAAGACGCCAGCGATACGACTCCAAACCTTGAACGTGTTCGCCTGCTCGCCAAGGAAACCATTCAGGTCGCCAACGATTATGCCCGTTCCACAGGCAAGCCGAACCTGCTGACCGACACCGTGCGTGGTGCCGGCGGCCTGCCCTGGACGACCTACCTCGGCGGTAAGTTTGCCCTCGCGACGGATGTAACTTATCCCTACCGCGTGCCGGCGATGTCGCTGACTTCGGTGCGCGACAGTCGCCCGTATGCGTTCACCCCCAGCGACACGATTGATCGGATCGACCGCGGCAAGTTCGACGCGATTATGTCGTTCGTCGAAGCCTACATCCCCCGATTGATCGATTGGCACGAGATTCCCAATACGGTTCGGGCTGCACAGGGGAACTTCCAGCCGTTGACGGTTGCGGTCGATGTAAAGCGTCACGATCAGTTTGCGGTGCAGGTTCCGCAGACCCCGCTTCCCGGCGCGATTGTGACGGTATCGCCTGCGTTACAGAAATTGCCCAACAACGCCATGACGCTCGGCCAGGTAAGGCCGTTTTATGTCGGTATCGCCGACAGCCGCGGAGCGTTGACGATCCGAGGTGCAGCCTTCCGCAACGCAGCACCGCAGGTCTTCGCATATGACAAGGATTTCCGCCACCTGACGGATGCGCTCGATTGGGGGGACTGGGAAAAGCGGATCGGCTCCACGTTTTCCGCAGCTAATACCACGTATTACCTGACACGGGTGCTGGTTGCTGCCGCGTTTGAAAAAGTGGACCTGATCGGCCTGACGCAGCCTCTGACGCTGACCCCGCTGGCAAGCGTGAGCATCATCGACGCGGGACAGGACAGCGCGCCGACTCACTTTGGGGCCAGTGGTGTCAAGGCGGATCCGATCGCGCGTGCCGTGCCTTTATCGCTTGACGGTACGGGCAGCATCTTTGTTGAGAAGCGAACGCTTTTCAAACTCAAGACCGGCAGCGGGATCGTGCTCAATGTCGATCCCAACGGAACCCCTGAGGAGCGTGAGAAAGGACGCGGTTTCCAGCCCACGATCGGGCGGCTGCCTAATGTGGTTCTTCAGTCAGCGCAGGACATGACAAACCTGACGACGGTGCGTCTCGACAAGCTGACTGCCCGCGGCGTCAAGAACGAAACAGCGGACCTGTACAACAACGAAGCCGCCGCCGCGATCGAGGTCGCCAAAACCGCCGCTGAGAAAGGTCACAACACTCAAGCCCTCAACGCTGCCGAGGTGGCTCGCGGCCTGTCATTCCGCGGCTACGACCGAGGTAAAGCGTCGATCAACGATCTGACCAAGGCGGTCGTCATCTTCCTGGCGCTGGTTATTCCGTTCTGTGTATTCATCACCAAGCTGACCTCGCCGTTTACAGACGTGAATCGAAACCTCGCGATGTTCGCAGCGGTGTTTACGATCATGGCTCTGGTGCTGCGATTTGTTCACCCGGCGTTCCAGGTCGCCGAGACGCCGGAGGTGGTGATCCTCGCGTTCATCATTCTGGGGCTGGCGGGGTTCGTGGCCACGGTCTTGATCGGACGATTCAACACGTCCATGACGCAGGCGGTCGAAGAATCACAGCTCACCGAATCAGTCGAAGCTCCGCAGAGCCGTCTCGCGGGTGTGGCGTTCATCGTCGGCGTCAACAACATGAAACGCCGCCGCATCCGCACCTCGCTGACGACAGCGACGATCATCCTCGTCACGTTCACGATGCTTTCGGTAATCAGTGTTGGGCAGGACATCGAACCGACGGTGGTTCGGATCGGGCCGGGCACGCCGTACAGCGGATTCGTTTTCACGCGATCCGGTCTGTCAGCGATTGATCCGGTTCAGATGACGCGGCTGAGGGCACACTACGAGGGCAAGGCGACGGTCGTCGCCCGCGCGTGGACGCAGCGGCTGGGTGTGTTTGGAGAGTACCTTGGCTATGACCTGGTGCCGACTAAGCAGGTAGTGGGCGCAGCCGTCCCGCATCTGGGCGCGAAAGTGCTCGTGGGCATGGAAGTGAATGAGGACGGCCTCATCAGCCGCATGCCGATCACGACAGGGCGTTGGTTCTCAGCGAATGCTGCTTCGGAGATCATCCTGTCGGAAAGTGCAGCATCGCTGCTGGGAATCAGCAAGAGCAACTTCACCTTGGAAAACGGCGAGCCGCGCCGTATCCGCGTGCAGGGTCGTGAGGTCGATCTGGTCGGCCTGCTGGATGACGCTGCACTGGCGAAGATGCGAGACCTTTCCGATATTCCGCTGCTGCCGATGCTTTCTCAGGCGACGCAGGCGAACGCAGAAAAAGCCAATCAAACCCTGTCCGCTCAGGAAGCGGCAGGCACGGCTGTCCTCGAAGGCGGCAGCCTGCTCGGTGTCGGCACGAGTATCGCCCGCACGGTGGACGTGGCGTTTGTTCCCATCGAGTTCGCCCGATCCTTCGGTGAGGCTGACTATCGCACGCTGAGTGTGAAGTTTGAAAGCAACGATCAGCGTAGCGCGGAGACCGCAGCATCTCAGGCGTGGCAGGAAGCAAAGAGCCTCATCCAGTTCCAGCAGGCACTGGTTTCGGTCGGTCTGTCGGATGCAATCACCGATGGAGGGGCCAGCGACACGCAACGAAAAGTAGAGGCGGGTCAGTACACGATGGCGTCGAGCACCTCGACTCAGGTCGGCGGTGTTCTCAAAATCGCTATCCCGATCATTCTTGCCGCCACCATTATTCTCAACACCATGCTCGGCTCGGTCATGGAACGACGGAGAGAGGTGTCGATCTACAATGCGATCGGCCTGAACCCCGGCCATGTCATGGTCTTCTTCCTCGCCGAGTCGCTGGTATTCGGTCTGGTCGGTTCGGTCGCCGGCTATCTGATCGGCCAGACGCTGAGCCTCATCATCACACACTTCAATTTGATCAAAGACCTGAACCTCAACTACTCGTCGCTGAGCGTCGTGCTGGTGATCTTCCTGACGATTGGCACGGTGCTCTTGTCAACAATCTATCCGGCGATGATGGCTGCCCGCGCCGCGGTGCCCAGCGGCCAGCGACGCTGGAGCCTGCCTCAGCCGATCGGTAACGAAATCTATGTGCAGTTCCCGTTCAGCTATGACGGCTCGCGCGTGCTGGGAGTGTGCGCGTATCTGCGTGATTACATGAAGCAGAACTCGGAAGCCTCGACCGGACAATTTCTGGCGAAAGTCGGCGCGGTCGGACGTGTGCCTGCGCCGGCGGGACACGCACTCGCCGACGGGCACGACAAGGCCTACTGCATGATCTTCGACATCGCACCGGCACCGTTTGATCTGGGCGTCAACCAGAAAATGGAGGTTTACGCCTACTTCGATCCGCTGGTCAAGTCGCATATGCTGGCGGTCCATCTCACGCGACTCAACGGTGAAATGGGTAACTGGGTCGCGGTGAACCAGCCGTTCCTTGAATCACTGCGCAAGCGGCTGCTGGGCTGGAGGTCGCAGAAGGCAGCGACTCAGGAGGCATACTTCCACGAGGGTGAGCAGATGTTCGCCGATGCGGGCAACCTGCCGGTGGTCGGTGGCTCACCTGATGCCGCGGCGTCGGCGGGGGGGAACGCTTAA
- a CDS encoding ABC transporter ATP-binding protein, which translates to MSETSATTSTTTKASDIARDVVVRTLGVKKVYRMADQETHALRGVDLDIYRGEYMAIMGPSGSGKSTLFNMVGGLDKPSEGMVFIDEVDVAALDSYELAWMRCRKIGYIFQSFNLLPTLTALENVTMPMVFANVDPDDARERGYQLLQKVGLGERWSHRPGKMSGGQQQRVAVARALANNPAIVLADEPTANLDLKTGAEIIAMLKRLSHEMGVTVISATHDHKMLDICDRVVWIRDGRIERIEKREDLNIQVGSIDGEKH; encoded by the coding sequence ATGAGCGAGACGAGCGCAACAACATCGACGACGACCAAAGCGAGTGACATCGCACGCGATGTCGTCGTGCGCACGCTCGGCGTCAAAAAGGTGTACCGCATGGCGGATCAGGAAACCCACGCTCTGCGCGGTGTGGACCTGGACATCTACCGTGGGGAATACATGGCCATCATGGGGCCGTCCGGCTCCGGCAAGAGCACGCTGTTCAACATGGTCGGCGGGCTTGACAAGCCGTCCGAAGGGATGGTGTTTATTGATGAGGTGGACGTCGCGGCCCTCGACAGCTACGAGCTGGCGTGGATGCGATGCCGGAAGATCGGCTATATCTTCCAGTCGTTCAACCTCCTGCCGACACTCACCGCTCTCGAAAACGTGACCATGCCGATGGTCTTTGCCAATGTGGATCCCGACGACGCACGGGAACGCGGATATCAGCTATTGCAGAAGGTCGGCTTGGGCGAGCGATGGAGCCATCGGCCGGGCAAGATGTCGGGCGGCCAGCAGCAGCGTGTGGCCGTCGCACGGGCGTTGGCGAATAATCCCGCCATCGTTCTGGCTGACGAGCCGACCGCCAACCTTGACCTGAAAACCGGGGCTGAGATTATCGCCATGCTCAAGCGGCTGTCGCATGAAATGGGGGTCACCGTGATCAGTGCGACGCACGATCACAAGATGCTCGACATCTGTGACCGTGTGGTGTGGATTCGTGACGGACGGATCGAGCGCATCGAAAAACGCGAAGATCTGAACATCCAGGTCGGCAGCATTGATGGGGAGAAGCACTGA